Proteins co-encoded in one Chroicocephalus ridibundus chromosome 6, bChrRid1.1, whole genome shotgun sequence genomic window:
- the HNRNPH3 gene encoding heterogeneous nuclear ribonucleoprotein H3 isoform X2 translates to MDWSGKHNGPNDTTNDGTVVRLRGLPFGCSKEEIVQFFQGLEIVPNGITLTLDYQGRSTGEAFVQFASKEIAENALGKHKERIGHRYIEIFKSSKSEIRGFCDMPRRMMGQQRPGPYDRPLGGRGGYYGAGRGRYGGFDDYGGYNNYGYGNDGYDDRMRDGRGMGGHGYGGDAGSGFHGGGHFVHMRGLPFRATENDIANFFSPLNPIRVHIDIGADGRATGEADVEFVTHEDAVAAMSKDKNHMQHRYIELFLNSTAGGGSGMGGYGRDGMDQGYGSVGRMGMGSNYSGGYGTPDGLGGYSRGSGNSGGYYGQGSMGGGGWRGMY, encoded by the exons atgGACTGGAGTGGAAAACACAATGGGCCAAATGATACAACTAATGATGGAACAGTGGTACGACTTCGAGGCCTGCCGTTTGGTTGCAGCAAAGAAGAGATTGTTCAGTTTTTCCAAG GGTTGGAAATCGTGCCAAATGGGATAACATTGACGCTGGACTACCAGGGGAGAAGCACAGGGGAGGCCTTCGTGCAGTTTGCTTCAAAGGAGATAGCAGAAAATGCTCTGGGGAAACACAAGGAAAGAATAGGGCACAG ATATATTGAAATCTTCAAAAGTAGTAAGAGCGAAATCAGAGGATTCTGTGACATGCCAAGAAGAATGATGGGACAACAACGACCTGGACCATATGATAGACCATTAGGAGGAAGAGGGGGTTATTATGGAGCTGGGCGTGGAA GATATGGTGGCTTTGATGATTATGGTGGCTATAATAACTATGGCTATGGAAATGATGGCTATGATGACAGAATGAGAGATGGGAGAG gCATGGGAGGACATGGCTATGGTGGAGATGCCGGGTCTGGTTTCCATGGTGGCGGTCACTTTGTTCACATGAGAGGACTGCCTTTTCGAGCAACAGAAAATGATATTGCAAAT TTCTTCTCACCATTGAATCCTATAAGAGTTCACATTGATATTGGGGCAGATGGAAGAGCCACAGGAGAGGCAGATGTGGAATTCGTAACACATGAGGATGCAGTAGCTGCCATGTCTAAGGATAAAAATCACATGC agcaTCGATATATTGAACTATTCCTGAATTCGACTGCTGGAGGTGGCTCTGGAATGGGAGGCTATGGCAGGGATGGAATGG ATCAAGGTTACGGCTCTGTTGGTAGAATGGGAATGGGTAGCAATTACAGTGGCGGATACGGAACTCCCGATGGCTTGGGCGGATATA GTCGTGGCAGTGGAAATAGTGGAGGATACTATGGGCAAGGCAGTATGGGTGGAGGAGGATGGCGTGGAATGTATTGA
- the HNRNPH3 gene encoding heterogeneous nuclear ribonucleoprotein H3 isoform X1, with protein MDWSGKHNGPNDTTNDGTVVRLRGLPFGCSKEEIVQFFQGLEIVPNGITLTLDYQGRSTGEAFVQFASKEIAENALGKHKERIGHRYIEIFKSSKSEIRGFCDMPRRMMGQQRPGPYDRPLGGRGGYYGAGRGSMYDRMRRGGGGYDGGYGGFDDYGGYNNYGYGNDGYDDRMRDGRGMGGHGYGGDAGSGFHGGGHFVHMRGLPFRATENDIANFFSPLNPIRVHIDIGADGRATGEADVEFVTHEDAVAAMSKDKNHMQHRYIELFLNSTAGGGSGMGGYGRDGMDQGYGSVGRMGMGSNYSGGYGTPDGLGGYSRGSGNSGGYYGQGSMGGGGWRGMY; from the exons atgGACTGGAGTGGAAAACACAATGGGCCAAATGATACAACTAATGATGGAACAGTGGTACGACTTCGAGGCCTGCCGTTTGGTTGCAGCAAAGAAGAGATTGTTCAGTTTTTCCAAG GGTTGGAAATCGTGCCAAATGGGATAACATTGACGCTGGACTACCAGGGGAGAAGCACAGGGGAGGCCTTCGTGCAGTTTGCTTCAAAGGAGATAGCAGAAAATGCTCTGGGGAAACACAAGGAAAGAATAGGGCACAG ATATATTGAAATCTTCAAAAGTAGTAAGAGCGAAATCAGAGGATTCTGTGACATGCCAAGAAGAATGATGGGACAACAACGACCTGGACCATATGATAGACCATTAGGAGGAAGAGGGGGTTATTATGGAGCTGGGCGTGGAAGTATGTATGACAGAATGCGTCGAGGAGGTGGTGGATATGACGGTG GATATGGTGGCTTTGATGATTATGGTGGCTATAATAACTATGGCTATGGAAATGATGGCTATGATGACAGAATGAGAGATGGGAGAG gCATGGGAGGACATGGCTATGGTGGAGATGCCGGGTCTGGTTTCCATGGTGGCGGTCACTTTGTTCACATGAGAGGACTGCCTTTTCGAGCAACAGAAAATGATATTGCAAAT TTCTTCTCACCATTGAATCCTATAAGAGTTCACATTGATATTGGGGCAGATGGAAGAGCCACAGGAGAGGCAGATGTGGAATTCGTAACACATGAGGATGCAGTAGCTGCCATGTCTAAGGATAAAAATCACATGC agcaTCGATATATTGAACTATTCCTGAATTCGACTGCTGGAGGTGGCTCTGGAATGGGAGGCTATGGCAGGGATGGAATGG ATCAAGGTTACGGCTCTGTTGGTAGAATGGGAATGGGTAGCAATTACAGTGGCGGATACGGAACTCCCGATGGCTTGGGCGGATATA GTCGTGGCAGTGGAAATAGTGGAGGATACTATGGGCAAGGCAGTATGGGTGGAGGAGGATGGCGTGGAATGTATTGA
- the HNRNPH3 gene encoding heterogeneous nuclear ribonucleoprotein H3 isoform X3: MDWSGKHNGPNDTTNDGTVVRLRGLPFGCSKEEIVQFFQGLEIVPNGITLTLDYQGRSTGEAFVQFASKEIAENALGKHKERIGHRYIEIFKSSKSEIRGFCDMPRRMMGQQRPGPYDRPLGGRGGYYGAGRGSMYDRMRRGGGGYDGGYGGFDDYGGYNNYGYGNDGYDDRMRDGRGMGGHGYGGDAGSGFHGGGHFVHMRGLPFRATENDIANFFSPLNPIRVHIDIGADGRATGEADVEFVTHEDAVAAMSKDKNHMQHRYIELFLNSTAGGGSGMGGYGRDGMDQGYGSVGRMGMGSNYSGGYGTPDGLGGYSMYA; the protein is encoded by the exons atgGACTGGAGTGGAAAACACAATGGGCCAAATGATACAACTAATGATGGAACAGTGGTACGACTTCGAGGCCTGCCGTTTGGTTGCAGCAAAGAAGAGATTGTTCAGTTTTTCCAAG GGTTGGAAATCGTGCCAAATGGGATAACATTGACGCTGGACTACCAGGGGAGAAGCACAGGGGAGGCCTTCGTGCAGTTTGCTTCAAAGGAGATAGCAGAAAATGCTCTGGGGAAACACAAGGAAAGAATAGGGCACAG ATATATTGAAATCTTCAAAAGTAGTAAGAGCGAAATCAGAGGATTCTGTGACATGCCAAGAAGAATGATGGGACAACAACGACCTGGACCATATGATAGACCATTAGGAGGAAGAGGGGGTTATTATGGAGCTGGGCGTGGAAGTATGTATGACAGAATGCGTCGAGGAGGTGGTGGATATGACGGTG GATATGGTGGCTTTGATGATTATGGTGGCTATAATAACTATGGCTATGGAAATGATGGCTATGATGACAGAATGAGAGATGGGAGAG gCATGGGAGGACATGGCTATGGTGGAGATGCCGGGTCTGGTTTCCATGGTGGCGGTCACTTTGTTCACATGAGAGGACTGCCTTTTCGAGCAACAGAAAATGATATTGCAAAT TTCTTCTCACCATTGAATCCTATAAGAGTTCACATTGATATTGGGGCAGATGGAAGAGCCACAGGAGAGGCAGATGTGGAATTCGTAACACATGAGGATGCAGTAGCTGCCATGTCTAAGGATAAAAATCACATGC agcaTCGATATATTGAACTATTCCTGAATTCGACTGCTGGAGGTGGCTCTGGAATGGGAGGCTATGGCAGGGATGGAATGG ATCAAGGTTACGGCTCTGTTGGTAGAATGGGAATGGGTAGCAATTACAGTGGCGGATACGGAACTCCCGATGGCTTGGGCGGATATA gtatgTATGCGTGA
- the HNRNPH3 gene encoding heterogeneous nuclear ribonucleoprotein H3 isoform X4, whose product MPRRMMGQQRPGPYDRPLGGRGGYYGAGRGSMYDRMRRGGGGYDGGYGGFDDYGGYNNYGYGNDGYDDRMRDGRGMGGHGYGGDAGSGFHGGGHFVHMRGLPFRATENDIANFFSPLNPIRVHIDIGADGRATGEADVEFVTHEDAVAAMSKDKNHMQHRYIELFLNSTAGGGSGMGGYGRDGMDQGYGSVGRMGMGSNYSGGYGTPDGLGGYSRGSGNSGGYYGQGSMGGGGWRGMY is encoded by the exons ATGCCAAGAAGAATGATGGGACAACAACGACCTGGACCATATGATAGACCATTAGGAGGAAGAGGGGGTTATTATGGAGCTGGGCGTGGAAGTATGTATGACAGAATGCGTCGAGGAGGTGGTGGATATGACGGTG GATATGGTGGCTTTGATGATTATGGTGGCTATAATAACTATGGCTATGGAAATGATGGCTATGATGACAGAATGAGAGATGGGAGAG gCATGGGAGGACATGGCTATGGTGGAGATGCCGGGTCTGGTTTCCATGGTGGCGGTCACTTTGTTCACATGAGAGGACTGCCTTTTCGAGCAACAGAAAATGATATTGCAAAT TTCTTCTCACCATTGAATCCTATAAGAGTTCACATTGATATTGGGGCAGATGGAAGAGCCACAGGAGAGGCAGATGTGGAATTCGTAACACATGAGGATGCAGTAGCTGCCATGTCTAAGGATAAAAATCACATGC agcaTCGATATATTGAACTATTCCTGAATTCGACTGCTGGAGGTGGCTCTGGAATGGGAGGCTATGGCAGGGATGGAATGG ATCAAGGTTACGGCTCTGTTGGTAGAATGGGAATGGGTAGCAATTACAGTGGCGGATACGGAACTCCCGATGGCTTGGGCGGATATA GTCGTGGCAGTGGAAATAGTGGAGGATACTATGGGCAAGGCAGTATGGGTGGAGGAGGATGGCGTGGAATGTATTGA